CTCAAGGAGAGATAGTATCCCCCAAATCCTAACCAAAGGAATCCAACACCTTTGCCCTCAGGGTTAAAAACTATTCTcttgtagaatatttttatttcacaGACCTTGCTTaactttaaaagggtattctagTTATATGAAGTTATCCCCTAGCCACAGTATAGGGGACAACTATTAAATTAGTCCTACcacttgttgtgcattttcataagtgtacaatgtatctgatgatactatattcaatatggatgatcattgcctttaacagcatgtgatcagcatgaacctggaaaaaaccaagatgggttcatagcgagttcaatgtgttaaaagtgaatatatagagaagactatacttttattattgtttagagacatggatttatctacacgggtttctctaaacttgtctgtctgaggaacaatgggtgtttcatggctaaaccatgatctgataagagacgtccataaaacacatctggtgtggaacagatatctattcatatattcgcatatagatatatattcctgtgtgcatttatttagcgtttgaacttattaatgattcatatatactatgtgatattgatatattataaccaaatattattaatgtatctttatatgtctgtatctcactgagagggtatattctaggggatataaaatgtgtttaagtggaaatttcttaaatagggttcattttagaggagctgatgttatttcaaacatcatcactcaatcgctgagacagttaagatacacaaaccagaagaacccttatctgccccataaattcagggattaggaaaacttctgataccgccagtcagtctgagcaaagtgtcagaaagagcccctcctaattgatttaaggtgtgaaagggcaaagtttaagtagtaataaaacaatctgtatatatgttaattcttaaaatattcaaaattgttaggtgataacaacagtgccatcaagtggtagatgggcagaagtttcttaggaatgtcaattagatgacatcatccccatgtttaacatacgtcacacccaccttatctaattggtaatccctaatccaagaggggattggcatagataaggattgggatatctgatccagtttttgggagatcaggacacttcttcaaacacttcaaaacttcacaaaaagaaaaacttcacaaggacttcacaaagattcattcatcagcatcacttcacacagGACGGGAcagatctaaatcttggaaagctgggtccattctaaaagctctttatcccaaagccaggggtaatgtataatctatttcatttgcagtaattataaatcgctccaattggcatatagttgagaccccattattagtgggtcaatagtgtttaaaacaataattttatgggaaattttaatgaacgtgcacatcattagaattcttgtaatattgctatcagagtggaatctctgatcggattttattatccgtagttaggccaacgggcgtatttataagatgtctcttactgccatattctttgattgagcataagggattttccacagattcatttctatagtttttgttgttacattataatatttttataATCAGTATATTAATCGGTAAcaatttgataataatttgaataacattatattgtacttggtgtactaaattaagtgagcccggcataaacggcggagcatcatcttgtggtcaattttgatattatccttgtattcatttggatgccatttttactgcatgtatttatttgtaataaattatattttatataattaattgcaccctgtttcagtatctgcacaaattaactttagatctcatcaataaaagaactggcgtttatatgtccgccaattcaatttttaatttttcataaaaatatgaaatcataatttttatgatttcatatcttatatgaaataaatacccgacacaCTGGGACCCCTCCGATCAAGAGAATGGGGAGCCCGTTTCCCATGGAGCCCACTAAAATGATCGCTGGTCAGGCGGGCACGCGGCCACTCCATTCATATTTATGGTCGTTCCAGAGATCACTGAGCACTCGGCTCGGCTATCTccagatcccatagaaatgaatggagcgaccAGGTGCATGCCTGATCGACCACTCTGTTCAGTTTGGGGGCCTCAACAGGGCAAGGGTCCCTGTTTGTGTGCTTGTTTGTAGGGGGGTCTAACAAgtagaacccccaccaatctaatatttatcccctattctgtggataaggGAAAACGTTCTTAACCTGTACTCACACTGTCCTCATGCTAATCAGTGCAGTAAAGGATCATAACCTGTTATACACATAGGTACAAGTTCCATAGGTAGGACCCACACCTAATATCCTACAGAGCTGTGAAATGTAGAAGCTGGCAATATCTCTAATTACTATTGTATGCTGTATGGACAGTTTGCTTCTTTATCATTAGATGGTTCCGTAAATTAATATGTCTTATGTTTACAGCTTGATAAGTAACAtagtagtacataaggccgaaaaaagacatttgtccatccagttcagcctgtcattctgcaagttgatccagaggaaggcaaaaaaaaatcctctgaggtagaagccaattttccccactttagaggaataaaaaattccttcccgacgccaatcagaataactccctggatcaactctctagtagctataacctataatattacactccagaaatacatccaggcccctcttgaattcctttattgtactcaccatcaccacctcctcaggcagagagttccatagtctcactgctcttactgtaaagaatccttttctatgtttgtgtacaaaccttctttcctccagatgcagaggatgtcccctcgtcacagtcctggggatagatAGATgacgggatagatctctatactgacccctgatatatttatacatagtaattagatctcccctcagtcatcttctttctaaagtgaataaccctaatgttgataatctttcagggtactgtagttgccccattccagttattactttagttgccctcctctggaccctctttagatctgctatgtctgccttgttcactggagcccagaactgtacacagtactccatctgtggtctgactagcaatttgtaaagtggtaggactatgttctcatcacgggcatctatgccccttttgatgcaacccattatcttattggccttggcagtagctgcctgacactgctttttgcagcttagtttgctgtttattaaaattcctaggtccttttccatgtcagtgttaccatttagtatgtacgggtgacttgcattattccttcccatgtgcataaccttacatttgtcagtgttaaacctcatctgccacttctctgcccaggcctccagtctatccagatccctctgtagtagtatactgtcctcttcagtgtaaattactttacacggtttagtgtcatctgcgaaaaatgGATACTTTACCATGCAAGCCTTCtaaaagatcattaataaatagattgaagagaatagggcccaatactgaccccctggggtaccccactagtgacagtgacccaatctgagtatgtaccgttaataaccaccctctgttttctatcattgagccagttacttacccacttacagacgttttctcccagtccgagcattctcattttatatactaaccttttatgcggtacagtgtcaaatgctttggagaagtccagatatacgacatccattgattcaccactgtcaagtctagaacttacctcctcatagaaactgatgaaattagtttggcatgaccgatccctcatgaagccatgctgatatggtgttattttcttatttccgttgagatgctctaatatagcatctctcagaaaaccttcaaacagtttacccacaacagatgttaaacttaccggcctatagtttccaggctctgtttttggaccctttttgaatattggcaccacatttgccatacgCCAAtcttgtgggacattccctgtcagtataagtGTTGCCTAATATGTTGGAATAATATCtaccagtatatatatttttaatacggATTTTGAAATCAATGTAATCACGTATGAACCTGTATTGCAGCTTGTACTTCAACCACAATATTTATTTCTGTTTGACTTCTGGATGaaaaggataaaaaataaaattgtaaaggaaagaaaaaatgACAACAATTGTAATAGAATTTTAATGTAAAGCTTCAAACTGCAGTTGTTCATACAGTAGGAGTTTGTAAAGGGAATGAATCTAGAAATATACCATCAATGTcacataggtgtgggtcccacctccatTCACCACTACAAGACTTCAGATCTCTCATAGCAGTGAACAgagggccccattctggagataggagcaggatgTAGAGGTGGTGGGAccatctgacattgatggtatgtcctagcgatatgccatggaTGTCTCATGCGTGGCTTCACATTAGTTGAACACGAGTTTCATCACGGTCTCTACATAGGTCGCATCAGCCTTTGGCTTTCTCTGACTTCCTGGCTGCAAATGCTTCTTTATTGTGGGGATTTCACACATTCTCTTTTTAAAAGCCTAaatatgaaaatgcaaaaaataaaatacagtgaaTATTCGGTTTTATGTCTTCTATATGAACAAGAAATGGTACATCAACTTTTACATCCTAGTCAATAAAAGCTGCGCCACTGGAGCTGCCTGAAAAATATGAGGGTACTGTGTGTACTGCACCTCCCCAATATATACTCACATTACTAGAATAGCTCTCCTGGCAAGtaggagtaagggctcatgcacatgaacggatTTTTCatccgcatccaatctgcatgTGGAtccgttcactttaatggggcagcaaaagatgctgacagcacatgtCCATGCTGTGCCATCTGCAaaattacagaacatgtcctattcttgtccgtattaaggataggactgttctattaggggccggccgttAAATGCAGAAGGCATACggacagtatccgtgttttgcagccaACGATTgtgagcatgagccctaagggagagttcacatcagttATTTTTCCGCTCTTCTGTCAGGATCCTGTGTATCAGCTATGCCCATTTGGCACctttttgagccatttccatctgagatccgtttttttttcagacaGAAATAAAACATACTGCATACAAGACTCTACATTCACAGAGACATTAGTGCAGAACCTGCGCTGATAATTCAGCACTAAGTAGTTCTATCACAGAGTGAGAAGTAAGGGAGGGTTATAATCATGTGGACTTCTCTATCATTTTCTGGGTGTCCCCGTCAGTCCTTGGGATGTCAGattactaaaacattattttagtATTACTTCACATTATTGGTGTGGAACTCGAAAACAAATGTGGTTGCCCCATTGTAATTGCAATTATTAGATCGCTTCTTCTGTAGACTGCAATGGTGAGAGCCAATTTTAATGACCCAGCATCCACAATACATGCATGGCAGATGTCATGAAGGGGTTACATTATTGTTTTTGTGGAAAAACAAAGTTTGACAAATCTTATCCTATTTTACCTGTAAAAGTATACAAAGGCAAACCTCCATGAAGTATTCTTAAAAGAAGAATAGTggtgcatattttttttaaaactgtgttcctctgctattcctactagaaatgtatgaataaattgactaaCCGTTACTAGTTGGAGTTTATGCCCCTGCAATCAGTGCTCCCAGTGTCAGggacctttcacacgagtgagttccaCACTCCAGACTCACAGCACCAGTATGTGGCAGCTCCTATCCTGACCTCacagcactgacggggtcgcatagcattatattgatttatgatgatatgtaacccttacagttctggaatgtattggataacagtgacagcattatgtcagggttatccaatatattccagaactgtaagggtcacatagcattatattgatttatgatgccatgTGATCCTGTCtgtgtgctgggaggtcaggacgggagctgctgcatactcacgTTGTGAGTCCAATGCGTGGAATTCGCTCGTCTGAAAAGGGCCTCAGATTGACAAGAAAATATTAACACTCAATTCCTAAATTACTGGAGTAATTTCAGAGGAATGGCAAAACACAGAGTTACAAGAAAATATGTTCCAGATTTGTTATGTCATGAGAAAGGCAAGTATttacttaaaagggttctcctcaTTTGCTATATTGATGAATTATCATCAAgattcattaatatcagatcgtcaGGGGGCAcgactgtttgaagagaacgcagtgctCATACTGTTCACTGCCAACATTGCAGTGGCAAGCAGTGTTAATTACAGTGACgccgtcctattcacttcaatgggatagcTCCCTCCTATTCAAGTAAATAAAAGTCCAGCAAGAAAAGATAACGATATTAAAGAATACGggtaaaaatagagaaaaaagtcCAGCAACAGTACCCTAGTACATGATAAAATAACTAAATTTATTGAGAAAACTAAACCTCTATATAGTCAACCGGGTGGGCCACAGCCAGATATGGCATACTGGGTGAGTGGTAGGGAAAATGTCCCTGCCACTGCTGCCCTAAACTAGTCCtatgcccagggacgtctcctaatggtggggactccctgtcctcgtacctagccTCAATCTCCTGTCTGACCCTAATAAGGTGACAGGTAGAAaggtacagggtccacctagagattaataaaattattaatctctaggtggaccctgtacctcctggcaatcGGTCACGAGGGatgtatacagtggacacctccATGTCTCTATTTTTGTTTTCGTGCTAGTCACCCATCGGGGGGGGCCATTTTTGGTACCAGTATCTTTCTACCTGTCACCTTATTCAAGTAAATAGCCTGAGGAAAGGTCACCAATATAGCAAaagtgaagaacccctttaagcagacaTATCAGGAGAAGTAAAAAGGTCCTACAATTCTCCTTGGAGTTCCATGAACTGTATGAAATGCTTCTCAATGACTTAGAATACTAATCATTTACAGATTATTACATCAAGAAAACATTCCCATTGACTTTGTACAGTCCTTACCTGCAAATGAGCAAAGTTCTGCAGGATATCACAGTGAAATTCTTCCACTTGTAAAACGGTGTCCAGCACATGGATGTCTGCCATGCTTAACTTGTTACCAACTAAGAATTCCTTATCCTTTAGAGCCTAAAATATAAAATGCCACTCTTAAGATACATCTGCTTCAGCTTACAGAAAAGATGGCTTCTTAAGCCCCTGTTAGACTGTTGCGACAATTGGCTTGTATAATCGATCAGCCAATCAGCCGATGATCATTGGTCGGCTTCAAGGCATCTTTCATCAGGATAGGAGATGTACGATGATCGGCAGCACATCTTCCTGTGTAATCAGAGGTGAGGGAGGAAATGGTAGCAATGGCTCCTCCCACATTCAGTTTGATCGACCTGTGTGATCAGGCCAGTGCAAACGAGCGCCGATGGATGTGTTATCATCCATAGGCCCTTACGCTGCCTGAAGATTGGGCAGTATAATAGCACCCTTAggtctcgttcacatttccgtgtcagtgtcacatttgtgaaaaaaagcgtacgtgtttcatccgtgaagctgtccgtggttggtccgtgtgtcaGTTTTTACCTTCCGTGTGTCATCCTTAATTCAGTGATGTTGctaagctgaaaattaatttctaaagaatctcctattagccttcagtgaaaaacagatgcaacacggatagacttcaatgggtgtgtTCGGTCCACATCATGGATCAAAGcagtgcatgtccccgtgattttttttacacttaaatcaatgggtacgtgtgcggtctgcagaaaatgcacatttggacagcacacgtcagtgaaaaacggaaatgtgaacgaggccttagtttGCACTGACAACTCATAGCAAATAACTGTAGGATTTATTTAAGGTCTAGTCAGACATTTCCCccatagtaaaaaaatatataattgaaaAAGTGGAAAACAATTTCTTGTCCGCTCCCACCAGTCCCTGAAATCCATGTATATTCAGCTCAGTACCGTTGCATCCATAGCGGTGAAAGTGTCAGAGGAACACTGCATGGCCACAGTGGTGCAACATCCCATGGCAGGTTTACAGGGTTTGTCAaaatcatgaaaaaaataaacttgatatTCCAGACGTTTGACAAACTCCATTTTCAACTATGAAATCTAATGTATACGACTATACTCTACCAATCTGCGATTGCTAATGGCATTATCTGGATGGCACACGTGTCCATTAGTTTTATATTACATTAAAGGGGGAATTCCAGTCTCATGAAATAGATTACCTATCTTCAAAAAAGGTCATCAGTTTCAGACCGTCATTTTCAtgaaaccagaatacccctttaactcctccATGATAAATCGAGCATTAGAACAAAACTGCGCCACACATAAATCGGGTAGAAAGGTAACAGGTTTCTTACTTTGTCGAACACAGGAAGGTATCTGTCCACTGCTTTGTCTCTCATGAGTTTTAGTTGTTTTTCTTTGCCAGGTTGGTCCAAGAAGAAATAGGATAAGACCAATGTTAAGAGGTCAGAGCTTCCATCAACATACATGTCAATGCTGAAAGGAAATGAAGAGAAAACACTGATagagattatatatataaattttacagtTTGTACTTTTAAAAATACTTAAAATGCAAGATGTACGTCTCACGCACAACTTTGCACTTTAAACCACAAAAACATTGGGGGTTATTTACAAAGCCAGGCATTTTACACCGGCCTTTATTTCCCCTTTTGTGCTTGTTTTGCGGGCGGAAGATAAGCCTAATTTATAATAAGGCACTCTCCTTAATTTTGGTGCACTTTCAGCAGTCCGTGCACCTGGCTGGGAGTGGTTTTTCATCAGCATTTACGCCCGTTTCCAATTATGAATGTTGGTAAATATGTTGGGGTTTTGGCACACTCCCACCACACCCTGAACACTTCTATATGTAGAATGCGACGCAAAAACGCCCAGGCGACAAAGTAAGccattaaaaaaaagtcacaaaaaggggGTTGTGTGAGATTTATATTTCAAAAACTGGCGTGAAAAAGTTTGTAAATGACCTCATTAACTTTAGAAATGATGTATCTGGTATAAAGATATGTTTAATGAATTTGGTTACTGAATATCAAATATGTGAAAACATTTTCCAATACACGAGATACGATCACATGTCCAAAACCTGCAGAGAAGAACCAATGACGCGTATTTCACATTTCCTGCCCACCTTTAACAATCACTCTACGCCAGGAAACTGCAATCAGAAGGTTGCAAATTTTGGCGCATGTGAAGCTTGTGCAACAATTTGCTAATTTTGGGGAGATTTTACGGCTCGGTTGACAGTTTTCCAAAAAGTGGGTGTGTGGGTGTTAGTGGGTAGTTCAGGGCTGGGCATAGCCAGAAAACAAACACGTTTCTACTTAaatagggagagatttatcaaaattggtgtaaaagaaaactggcttagttgcataTAGAAACCAGATTCCACCACCTTtcaatttccaaaggagctctgaaaaattaaaggtggaatctgattggttgctgtgggcaaataaatctgttttcctttacaccagttttgataaatctcccacccATGGATTATACCCGAAATCTACAAAAACTCCTAGCTGGCATTACAGTTCTGGCACAAGGGTGGTTCCAGGTATGCCACAATTAAGAGGTGCACATCGCACACCAGCGGGGCAAAGATTAAGGTaacgtgcacacgaccgtatgtattttgcggcctgcaaacCACGGATTCCCAAAATATGGATACCGGCACAGTGTGTATGCTGCGACTTCATTTTAGAAATGACTAtttttgtccacaaaacagacaagaatagaacatgttctacaaTCTGTGGAATGGGcgcacggatgacatccgtgtgctgtctgcattttctgcagccctatagaaattaatgggtccatgtgcgattcgcaaaaaaaaattgcaaatcacATGCGGCCTgtaaatatggtcatgtgcatgaggccaagaGCGGTCTATGAAACGCCACTGTTGAactagcactcccacaaaaaaaaattattctttgaCCTGAAAGGTGcaggatgtaatctgtagtgaaggtagTCTTCTTActagtgtctgtatttgtgagttatcccctcccttctgattctcagctctgtcatgtgaccagcactctgactctccaactgacacaggacaggaagtcagttacttctccattcatttctatgagactgacattgaggctcccatagaaatacatagagaaactggttttctgtccacacataagacgcTGTGTTGAAAGTCTAATTGcctagtcacatgacacagctgaggatcagaagggaggttataactcacaaattcaGTCACTGGTCACAAGATTACATTCAGTACAGTTTACAGGTACCTTtcaaacaggtcagagaataaagaaTTTAGTGAAAGTGTTACTTTAATAAATCTCTTCCTTTGTGTAGATCCAAGCCAGCAGACAGAATAGTATAGTGTGTTGTGCCAAATATATTCAGAATGACTCCCACTGATCCACCATATGCatagttttttttcccactacaCTATTCCATGCAAAGacatacagtgaaaaaaaaaaaattactgaatGGGTAAAAGTTTTATTACAGTGGGGGTTCTATAAGTGACCTATGCCTATACAGTCACATATGTCAGTCTTCCATTGGAAGTGTACGTCAGGAAaggccttaaaaggggttgtccaggttcagagctgaacccggacatacccctttttttcacccagacagcccccctgaggctagcatcggaacatctcatgctccgatgcgctcccgtgccctgtgctaaatcgcgcagggcacaggcttttttgttttcaataacacactgccgggcggtaacttccgcccggcagtgtgttcagtgacgtcaccggctctgaggggtggGCTTTAGCTGTGCCCTAgtagttttactggctagggcagagctaaatcccacccatcagtgccggtgacgtcaccgggcttcctgtcagccccatggagagcccggttagtcactggaactcttgaaaatgccttttTCCTGCAAGATttggtgcagggcaaaggagagcatcggagcatgaactgctccgatgctcatgtcaggggggctgctggggtgaaaatggagggatgtccgggttcagctctgaacccggacaacccctttaaagtataactgtcattttttttcctttccatATTTTGATAAAGGTGATTAGTATCACCTTAAAGGCCATCTTCAAATTTTATATAAATTCTTCCTAAACCCTTAAAATCATTCAATTTGTCCCCCATCGCACCTATTCTCACCTTACCCTAAAACTGCGTTGCTAGGagaggtccgtctatctgttggctGCGCTGGAGGACAGGAGACGCACGAGCAGGCTGCCCTGCTACGTGCGCGTGCGCTCACATCCATTCCCAGAAGTGAGAGCGCTGTACAGCAGAGTCTCGCccgagatccgatggtatattctaacccccaggcgttcccatggtgacggggacgcttgcctgggggggttagaatataccatcggatctgagttttcacaatctcagtgagatcatgaaaactcaaatccgatggtatattctaacctagaggcgttcccatggtgacggggacgcacctctgacagggcacttcCATCCGCggcacccgaggggttaattgcacggacggcagctccctgtcagaggtcgggtgccttcTACAATGtttacattggtgggcagtgcgtcccccctcctccccagtaaagggacactgacaggccgttatagaagaatatatgtcactatATGCTCTAACAGCCTGTCAGTGTCACTTTGCCCACCAATGTAAACATTGTAgaaggcacccgacctctgacagggagctgccgtcGCGCAATTAACTCCTCGGGTGCCGCGGATGGCAGCGCCCtgtcatcaccatgggaacgcctccaggttagaatataccatcagatcggagtgtatgtgatggaaggaggagggggcatgtttaagtggggagagctctgattggttgaggTGCAGAAGCTCGTTCATGAGAGGAGCtgaatgcattgtgggtagtgagggcaggctgTTTTAGTCTCAGGGTGagggcatcggcggccattttaacaAGAGAGCGAGATTGTAGTTTTGtgtagactggttgctaagggctgaatcttattaaatatggagtAAGTCTAATAGTTATTGATTCGCGAATAttctgttattagtaactacatatctgaaaattgaaat
The sequence above is a segment of the Bufo bufo chromosome 4, aBufBuf1.1, whole genome shotgun sequence genome. Coding sequences within it:
- the LOC120998076 gene encoding glutathione S-transferase 3-like translates to MSGKPVLHYFDGRGRAEAIRFLLVVAKVEYEEKFYKTKEDLDKLLKSGKLMYQQVPMLEIDGINMVQTKAILSYIAGKYDLYGSDLKERAYIDMYVDGSSDLLTLVLSYFFLDQPGKEKQLKLMRDKAVDRYLPVFDKALKDKEFLVGNKLSMADIHVLDTVLQVEEFHCDILQNFAHLQAFKKRMCEIPTIKKHLQPGSQRKPKADATYVETVMKLVFN